The genome window GGTTGTTGGGACACCCGCGTAATGTCGATCCGACATCGACTTTGGCGCGTGGTCGAGGAAGACTGCCTCAACGCCATTGAACTCAGCGTTGTCCCGCAACAGTGAGGCACTGGTTTTCTTCAGGCTCTTGAAGTCGCCCGACTGCCCCAGGGACTTCCGAAGTCGCACGAATGCCACGCGGATTGGATTCCGTCGGACGAGCTTGCCATTCCTGAGTTCCTCGCCTCGAAGAGTCTTCCCATTCGAGGAAAGCAGCAAATGGTTCGGATCGTTAGATCGTAGCTTCTTCAAGAGCCTGAGCGTGATGCCCCACAGTTTGTACGTGACCGTGGGAACCCGCTCGAAGTGGATGGTCTTTCCTCGCTTGCGAGTCAGTGTTCCGGCGTCCCAATCGACGCTCTCAGGCTTGAGCGCGCTGATGTCGACCTGCGTCATTCCGCAGTTCAGGGCCAGGAGGATGTAGAGCTTCAGGTCCTCGGGAGCCGCTGCGAACAGTTCTCGGATCTGTTCCACAGTGTAGGTTTTGATGACGGGCGGTTCCCGAGTGATCCGCAGCGCCCGGGACGTCAGGTTCTTCGGGAGCTGGTGCAGCACGTCTGTTTCGTGGAGCCAGCGAATGAACATCTTCGCCGTCTTGAAGATGTCCGCCGCATATGTCTTCGTGAAGCGTTTTCCTTCGCAGTCCTGCAGCAACGCCTGATGGAGATCGTCGACATGTTTGCCCCCGACTGCCGAAGCATCAAGGCCTGGGCCGAGCTTTCTCTGCATGTACTGCAAGTGCCGGCGGATGTTGTCGGCAGCCGTGGGAGTGATTCCGGACTCACGCCGTTTGACGACGTATCTGTCGACGAATGCCTTCAATGTGGACTCGCGAGGCGTCTCTTGCGAGGGTTGGACGCTGGCGGCGGCGAGGCGATCCTTCCAGATCACATTGCTGATGTACCTCTCGACAATTCGTTCCAGTTCCTCTTCGCGATCCTCGGCAACGCCCAGTTCGTCAACGAGATCGACCGCGGCCGAGCGCGCAACCTTGGCCACATCGGACTGGGCGAGCGGTGCCTGGATCTGACCAATCCGCAATCCAAATCGCCGAACTGGGTAATCTGTCCGCCTGCTGACTCCCGGTGGCTTCCGGCTGTTCATTCGCCGATGGAGGTCATCGATCTTTGCCGCAGCGACGATCGCTGCCGATTGGTCTTCCACCGTCCGTGCGGCAAGAAGCACTCGCTCCCACTCCGCGATGGCCCGTTCGTACTCCGCTCGGTGCGGTTTTTCAAATGCCACCTCAGCGTCAATCAGTAGCTTCTGACGCTCAAAGTCCGCCAGGGCCCTGGAATAGGCCTCCGCGTCAGACTTTCCGCTCCCTCCATCGAAGTACAGGATCCGCCCCTTGTACATCTTCTTCCATCGCCCACGTCGCCCCGCTCCTGTCTGCCACGTCAGCTTGAATCTCTTTCGTGCCATCTCCCCGTGTTCCCCAGCGCGAATTGATACAAAACCAGGATACAATTCTTCTCATGAGGCGCCAGAATTTGTATCACAAACCTCTGAAAAATCCGGTGATTCTTGAGTTTCGCACGCCGCTGGCGTGGGCTGTCCGCCGCGGCCATCCCGAGATTGCCGAGATGCTGAAGCAGCACG of Planctomyces sp. SH-PL14 contains these proteins:
- a CDS encoding ankyrin repeat domain-containing protein translates to MILEFRTPLAWAVRRGHPEIAEMLKQHGAV